The uncultured Fretibacterium sp. genome has a segment encoding these proteins:
- a CDS encoding GLUG motif-containing protein, whose protein sequence is MNDYEKQSTFFRSAFDKAGRTVSNLCYETDALTVGAGLFGVSGGTISGCTASGMVKASGREPVGMGGCLEMMDSITNCRADVKIVTTNGGHAIGGLCGYSGTHPDKAKHSVTNYPAIIDNCSMTIDIDAKDATHVGGLVGTGLYYYGKETAFRITNCSVSGTIDGAVTPGTILGRTNADSSYDAATKANAKVLVDGKSSGAEVGTTSRMYESADQGDE, encoded by the coding sequence ATGAACGACTACGAGAAACAATCGACCTTCTTCCGCAGCGCCTTCGACAAGGCCGGCCGCACGGTGTCCAACCTGTGCTACGAGACGGACGCCCTCACCGTCGGGGCCGGACTCTTCGGCGTCAGCGGCGGCACGATCAGCGGCTGCACCGCCTCCGGCATGGTGAAGGCCTCCGGGAGGGAGCCGGTCGGCATGGGCGGCTGCCTCGAGATGATGGATTCGATCACGAACTGCAGGGCCGACGTAAAGATCGTCACGACGAACGGCGGGCACGCCATCGGCGGCCTGTGCGGCTATTCCGGAACGCACCCGGACAAGGCAAAGCACTCTGTGACCAACTACCCCGCAATCATCGACAACTGCTCCATGACGATCGACATCGACGCGAAGGATGCGACGCACGTCGGCGGCCTTGTCGGAACGGGTCTTTACTATTACGGCAAGGAGACGGCCTTCAGGATCACGAACTGCTCCGTGTCCGGCACGATCGACGGAGCCGTGACCCCCGGGACGATCCTCGGGCGCACCAACGCGGACAGCTCGTACGACGCGGCGACGAAGGCGAACGCGAAGGTCCTCGTCGACGGCAAGTCCTCGGGGGCGGAGGTCGGCACGACCAGCCGGATGTACGAGAGCGCGGACCAGGGAGACGAATAA
- a CDS encoding Rpn family recombination-promoting nuclease/putative transposase produces MLRLEETGGLPTKIDRSRDLFFRFLLGCPSRLDLLGDLLNALFSVRGCPRIEQLELRNTALLPDGAYLKESRLDIAVIDEQGRHLNVELQRENHKHFIPRGLFYLDKLFIEPLGSGEDYGKLEPTIVICLLAFELFRGEERCVWGFRWMSPEGKVLTDIQQLFYVEMNKARESLSEICRRVKLEPDPVLTDEERLRVWCGYMVNDDLGVRLVQEVLTQDKVFQKVNAVEQSYWGTPEYRYYQLRAQMAEMDRKAIEETHIDEATARGMAQGIAQGRAEGMAQGRAEGRVETARNLLQVGVEPDKIAQATELSLDEIKGLMAEE; encoded by the coding sequence ATGCTGCGTCTCGAGGAGACGGGCGGGCTTCCGACGAAGATCGATCGTTCGCGCGATCTTTTCTTTCGTTTTCTGTTGGGCTGTCCCTCACGCCTGGACCTGCTGGGGGACCTGCTCAATGCCCTGTTCTCCGTCCGGGGCTGTCCCCGTATCGAGCAACTCGAGCTTCGCAATACCGCTCTTCTCCCCGATGGCGCCTACCTGAAGGAGTCGAGGCTCGATATAGCGGTGATTGACGAGCAAGGGCGCCATCTGAACGTCGAGCTCCAGCGTGAGAACCACAAGCATTTCATCCCACGTGGCCTTTTCTATCTGGACAAGCTGTTTATCGAGCCGCTTGGGAGTGGCGAGGATTACGGCAAGCTGGAGCCGACGATCGTGATCTGTCTCCTGGCTTTTGAGCTCTTTCGGGGAGAGGAACGCTGCGTGTGGGGATTCAGGTGGATGAGTCCCGAGGGGAAAGTGCTGACGGACATCCAGCAGCTTTTCTACGTGGAGATGAACAAGGCGCGGGAGAGTCTGTCGGAAATCTGTCGCAGGGTGAAGTTGGAGCCGGACCCCGTGCTTACGGACGAGGAGCGTCTCAGGGTCTGGTGCGGATACATGGTCAATGATGATCTGGGGGTGAGACTGGTGCAGGAAGTGTTGACGCAGGACAAGGTTTTCCAGAAGGTGAATGCGGTGGAGCAGAGCTATTGGGGGACGCCGGAATACCGATACTATCAGCTTCGAGCGCAGATGGCTGAGATGGACCGGAAGGCGATAGAGGAGACGCATATTGACGAGGCGACGGCCAGGGGCATGGCGCAGGGCATAGCTCAGGGCAGGGCCGAGGGTATGGCTCAGGGCAGGGCCGAGGGCAGGGTTGAGACTGCGCGGAACCTGCTTCAAGTGGGGGTTGAACCTGATAAGATTGCCCAAGCGACCGAGCTGTCCCTTGACGAGATTAAAGGGCTGATGGCCGAGGAATGA
- the serC gene encoding 3-phosphoserine/phosphohydroxythreonine transaminase produces MKYGRTYNFSAGPAMMPESVLEEIAAEMMNYRGSGMCVMEMSHRSKVFEDILAEAKADLRELMGIPDNYKILFVQGGGHVQFAMVPMNLMKNGVACYIETGAWSQKAIKEAQKYGTVKISASSKDKNFSYIPDCSNLDVPANADYVYICENETIHGTTYRRLPDTKGKVLVSDQSSMFLSRPCDMSKYGLIWGGVQKNVGPAGMAVAIIREDLLRDDLDPKVPTYLSYKIHADADSLYNTPNCWAIYCCGKIFRYLLKMGGLAEMDRRNREKAAVLYDFLDQSKLFRGTVAKEDRSLMNVPFVTSSKEQDAEVVAATKAAGFDNLKGHRSVGGLRASIYNAMPREGVEALVDFLRKYEAQH; encoded by the coding sequence ATGAAGTACGGTCGCACGTATAACTTTTCCGCCGGTCCGGCCATGATGCCCGAGTCCGTTCTGGAGGAGATCGCCGCCGAGATGATGAACTACCGCGGAAGCGGCATGTGCGTCATGGAGATGAGCCACCGCTCCAAGGTCTTCGAGGACATCCTGGCCGAGGCAAAGGCGGACCTGCGCGAGCTCATGGGCATCCCGGACAACTACAAAATACTCTTCGTCCAGGGCGGCGGGCACGTCCAGTTCGCCATGGTCCCCATGAACCTGATGAAGAACGGCGTCGCCTGCTACATCGAGACCGGCGCCTGGTCCCAGAAGGCCATCAAGGAGGCGCAAAAATACGGCACGGTGAAGATCTCCGCGTCGTCGAAGGACAAGAACTTCTCCTACATTCCCGACTGCTCCAACCTGGACGTTCCCGCCAACGCGGATTACGTCTATATCTGCGAGAACGAGACCATCCACGGCACCACCTACCGCAGGCTCCCCGACACGAAAGGAAAGGTCCTGGTCTCCGACCAGTCCTCGATGTTCCTCTCCCGCCCCTGCGACATGAGCAAGTACGGGCTCATCTGGGGCGGCGTGCAGAAGAACGTCGGCCCCGCGGGCATGGCCGTCGCCATCATCCGTGAGGACCTGCTCCGGGACGACCTGGACCCCAAGGTCCCGACCTACCTCAGCTACAAGATCCACGCCGACGCCGATTCCCTCTACAACACGCCCAACTGCTGGGCCATCTACTGCTGCGGAAAGATCTTCCGATACCTCCTGAAGATGGGCGGCCTGGCCGAGATGGACCGGCGCAACCGGGAGAAGGCCGCGGTCCTGTACGATTTCCTGGACCAGAGCAAGCTCTTCCGCGGCACGGTGGCGAAGGAGGACCGGTCCCTGATGAACGTGCCCTTCGTGACGTCCAGCAAGGAGCAGGACGCGGAGGTGGTGGCCGCCACGAAGGCCGCCGGGTTCGACAACCTCAAGGGACACCGGAGCGTCGGCGGCCTGCGCGCCTCCATCTACAACGCCATGCCCAGAGAGGGCGTCGAGGCCCTGGTCGACTTCCTCCGGAAGTACGAAGCCCAACATTAG